In Salinibacterium sp. ZJ70, one DNA window encodes the following:
- a CDS encoding D-alanine--D-alanine ligase has protein sequence MNDTPAHIVVLAGGISHERDISLRSGRRVADALTGHGERVELRDPDATLLAYLRDNRPDVVWPALHGASGEDGALRGLLEFLGIPFVGSHSGAARLAWDKPAAKVVVERAGVLTPRSITLPRDAFRELGADAVFEAISDELPVPLVVKPARGGSAQGVTIVEDRRDLPRAMVDAYTYGDVALVEQCIRGTEIAVGIIDTGDGPVALPAVEIEPLSGVYSFEARYNAGETRFYVPARLTDDVASRAAEAALTAHRALGMRHLSRVDLIVDRSGTPWFLEANVLPGLTETSLLPQALEAAGHDLGWVYAALANDARRSA, from the coding sequence GTGAATGACACCCCCGCCCACATCGTCGTTCTCGCCGGCGGCATCTCGCACGAGCGCGATATCTCGCTCCGCAGCGGCCGACGCGTGGCCGACGCCCTGACGGGGCACGGAGAGCGCGTCGAACTGCGCGACCCGGACGCGACACTGCTCGCCTACCTGCGCGACAACCGTCCCGACGTCGTGTGGCCCGCCCTGCATGGTGCGAGCGGCGAAGACGGTGCGCTGCGCGGCCTGCTCGAGTTCCTCGGAATCCCCTTCGTCGGCTCGCATTCGGGTGCCGCCCGTCTCGCCTGGGACAAGCCGGCCGCCAAGGTGGTCGTCGAGCGTGCAGGGGTTCTCACGCCCCGCTCGATCACCCTCCCCCGCGATGCCTTCCGCGAGCTCGGGGCCGACGCGGTGTTCGAGGCGATCTCGGATGAGCTTCCCGTGCCCCTCGTCGTGAAGCCGGCCCGAGGAGGCTCCGCTCAGGGTGTGACGATCGTCGAGGATCGCCGGGATCTTCCGCGAGCCATGGTCGACGCGTACACCTACGGTGACGTCGCTCTCGTAGAACAGTGCATCCGCGGCACGGAGATCGCCGTAGGGATCATCGACACGGGCGACGGGCCCGTGGCACTGCCCGCGGTCGAGATCGAGCCTCTGTCGGGCGTCTACAGCTTCGAGGCGCGCTACAACGCCGGCGAGACGCGCTTCTATGTGCCCGCTCGACTCACGGATGATGTGGCATCTCGCGCTGCCGAGGCGGCGCTCACGGCACACCGGGCGCTCGGGATGCGGCACCTCTCGCGCGTGGATCTCATCGTGGATCGGTCGGGAACTCCCTGGTTCCTCGAGGCCAATGTGCTTCCCGGGCTCACAGAGACTTCGCTGCTCCCCCAGGCTCTCGAGGCGGCTGGCCACGATCTCGGCTGGGTATATGCGGCGCTCGCGAACGACGCGCGCCGAAGCGCATAA
- a CDS encoding ParB/RepB/Spo0J family partition protein, producing the protein MAAPKRTGLGRGIGALIPAAETTAERPVDVFFPAPAAPAEPEPAGLVAVPGARLASLSPHDIIPNPQQPRHDFREEELNELIVSVREFGVLQPIVVRPRAGAAEGEPQFELIMGERRLRASKAAGLDTIPAVVRDTDDDAMLRDALLENLHRAELNPLEEASAYKQLLEDFGITQEQLADKIGRSRPQITNTLRLLKLPQGVQRRVAAGVLTAGHARAILSVGETQSMEALADKIVNEDLSVRAAEAAAGLISGKAEKRPSAKPSPGKRQAHLNEIAERLGDHLNTRVKISLGASKGTITIDFATIGDLNRILQELGQDPFASS; encoded by the coding sequence ATGGCAGCTCCTAAGCGGACTGGACTCGGACGGGGGATCGGTGCGCTGATTCCGGCGGCGGAGACCACGGCTGAGCGGCCTGTCGATGTGTTCTTCCCCGCTCCGGCTGCTCCGGCGGAGCCCGAGCCCGCCGGTCTCGTCGCCGTTCCGGGTGCGCGCCTGGCGAGCCTCTCGCCGCACGACATCATCCCCAACCCCCAGCAGCCGCGCCACGACTTCCGCGAGGAGGAGCTCAACGAGCTCATCGTCTCGGTGCGCGAGTTCGGCGTTCTGCAGCCCATCGTGGTGCGCCCCCGCGCAGGAGCCGCAGAGGGAGAGCCGCAGTTCGAGCTCATCATGGGTGAGCGTCGCCTCCGCGCCTCGAAGGCCGCCGGCCTGGACACGATTCCCGCTGTCGTCCGCGACACCGACGACGACGCGATGCTCCGCGATGCTCTCCTTGAGAACCTCCACCGCGCCGAGCTCAACCCGCTTGAAGAGGCATCGGCCTACAAGCAGCTCCTCGAGGACTTCGGCATCACCCAGGAGCAGCTCGCCGACAAGATCGGGCGGTCGCGTCCCCAGATCACCAACACGCTCCGTCTCCTGAAGCTGCCGCAGGGCGTGCAGCGCCGCGTCGCGGCCGGTGTGCTCACCGCAGGCCACGCGCGTGCGATCCTCTCGGTGGGGGAGACCCAGTCGATGGAGGCCCTAGCCGACAAGATCGTCAACGAGGACCTCTCCGTGCGAGCCGCGGAGGCCGCCGCGGGGCTCATCAGCGGCAAGGCTGAGAAGCGGCCCAGCGCGAAGCCGTCGCCGGGTAAGCGTCAGGCGCACCTCAATGAGATCGCAGAGCGCCTGGGAGATCACCTCAACACGCGGGTGAAGATCTCGTTGGGTGCCAGCAAGGGCACGATCACGATCGACTTCGCGACGATCGGCGATCTCAATCGGATCCTCCAGGAGCTCGGCCAGGACCCGTTCGCGTCCAGCTGA
- a CDS encoding ParA family protein, with product MFHVKHREGDVSTKSFDASTPLAREVADITRRRFALAAEAFPLPEKTRVFTVANQKGGVGKTTTAVNLAAALAQAGARVLVIDLDPQGNASTALGVEHRSETVSVYDVIVNDVPMKEVVQASPDFETLDCIPATIHLAGAEIELVSMVAREQRLRSALDVYIQQSDTPPHYVFIDCPPSLGLLTINAFVAAREVLIPIQCEYYALEGLSQLLNNIKLIERHLNPELAVSTILLTMYDGRTNLAHQVVDEVRQHFPNETLDTVIPRSVRISEAPSYGQSVISYDLNSPGSLSYREAAAEIARRGAPEKEDN from the coding sequence GAGCACCAAGTCATTCGATGCGTCGACGCCCCTGGCCCGCGAGGTCGCCGACATCACCCGCCGCCGCTTCGCGCTGGCCGCCGAGGCTTTCCCCCTTCCTGAGAAGACCCGCGTCTTCACGGTTGCGAACCAGAAGGGGGGAGTGGGAAAGACCACCACCGCGGTCAACCTGGCCGCCGCACTCGCGCAGGCCGGCGCGCGCGTTCTCGTGATCGACCTGGACCCCCAGGGCAACGCCTCCACTGCGCTCGGTGTCGAGCACCGCTCTGAGACCGTGAGCGTCTACGACGTCATCGTGAACGACGTGCCGATGAAGGAGGTTGTGCAGGCGAGTCCTGACTTCGAGACCCTCGACTGCATCCCCGCGACGATCCACCTCGCCGGAGCCGAGATCGAGCTGGTGTCGATGGTGGCTCGCGAGCAGCGCCTGCGGTCTGCCCTCGATGTCTACATCCAGCAGTCGGACACCCCGCCGCACTATGTCTTCATCGACTGCCCGCCTTCGCTCGGCCTGCTGACGATCAACGCGTTCGTCGCGGCGCGCGAGGTGCTCATCCCGATCCAGTGCGAGTATTACGCACTCGAAGGGCTGTCCCAGCTTCTCAACAACATCAAGCTCATCGAGCGCCACCTCAACCCCGAGTTGGCGGTGTCGACGATTCTCCTCACGATGTACGACGGGCGCACGAACCTCGCGCACCAGGTCGTCGATGAGGTGCGTCAGCACTTCCCGAATGAGACCCTCGACACGGTGATCCCCCGCTCCGTGCGCATCTCGGAGGCCCCGAGCTACGGCCAGAGCGTGATCAGCTACGACTTGAATTCACCCGGATCGCTCTCGTATCGCGAGGCGGCAGCTGAGATCGCGCGGCGCGGTGCGCCCGAGAAGGAGGACAACTGA